Within the Pan troglodytes isolate AG18354 chromosome 2, NHGRI_mPanTro3-v2.0_pri, whole genome shotgun sequence genome, the region AAAACTGACAGTGAAATTATTTGAGAACAATGAACCAGATAGGGGTCCCCTAGTTTTTTATGCTATCCTTGCATAAATTTATAAAGATGAACCATTTCCACTTTAAACATCTTCCCTGGAATTATCATAATATCCTTGTGAATCTTAAGGGTCAGAGCTTGAGGTCACAGACACTGACACTTTAGGGGAACAAATGTCCCCTAGAAGTATGTGAGGATGTATTTAGAAACAGCAGGGGAAATATGACAAAGAAATTCCTCTACTtgttgtaaaaaggaaaaaaattgaaggaaCAATAATATGCTCTCAATTACAATCAATTACAATATTATAACCCCTCATTCATCTCTCAACAGACAAGGTGGAGATGAATAAGGAGAATCACTCCTTGATAGCTGAGTTCATCCTCACAGGATTTACATATCATCCAAAGCTGAAGACTGTTCTGTTTGTGGTGTTCTTTGCCATCTATCTGATCACCATGGTGGGGAACATTGGTTTGGTGGCATTGATTTATATAGAGCAACGTCTTCACACACCAATGTACATATTTTTAGGCAACCTAGCTCTGATGGATTCCTGCTGTTCCTCTGCTATTACTCCCAAGATGTTAGAGAACTTCTTTTCTGAGGACAAAAGGATTACCCTGTATGAATGTATggcacaattttattttctctgtcttgCTGAAACTACAGACTGCTTTCTTCTGGTGGCAATGGCCTATGACCCCTATGTGGCCATATGCAACCCACTGCAGTACCACACCATGATGTCCAAGACACTCTGCATTCAGATGACTGCAGGAGCCTACCTAGCTGGCAACCTGCATCCTATGATTGAAGTAGGGTTTCTGTTGAGGTTAACTTTCTGTGGGTCTCATCAAATCAATCACTTTTTCTGTGATGTTCTTCCATTATATAGACTTT harbors:
- the OR5K3 gene encoding olfactory receptor 5K3 translates to MNKENHSLIAEFILTGFTYHPKLKTVLFVVFFAIYLITMVGNIGLVALIYIEQRLHTPMYIFLGNLALMDSCCSSAITPKMLENFFSEDKRITLYECMAQFYFLCLAETTDCFLLVAMAYDPYVAICNPLQYHTMMSKTLCIQMTAGAYLAGNLHPMIEVGFLLRLTFCGSHQINHFFCDVLPLYRLSCINPYINELVLFILAGSIQIFTIVLVSYFYIFFTIFTMKSKEGRGKALSTCASHFLSVSIFYGSLLFMYARPGAVNEGDKDIPVAIFYTLVIPLLNPFIYSLRNKEVINITKKIMKKRKFCNILKQVSSPLTT